Proteins encoded within one genomic window of Tolypothrix bouteillei VB521301:
- a CDS encoding ABC transporter ATP-binding protein, with the protein MSDAILTTHNLTIGYRTSRRTFRNVASNISVSLQTGELVCLLGPNGAGKSTLLRTLAGMQPPIQGEVRLLGENVYKLPPQELAKRLSLVLTDKIDVGMLSSETFVALGRYPYTDWWGKLTPQDETIVNWAIESVGATHLSQRHVSELSDGERQKIAIARALAQSPVVMLLDEPTAFLDLPRRVEIMQLLRQIAWQNHQAILLSTHDLNLALRLADKVWLLASNGTLHVGAPEDLVLSGAFAETFRTEGVEFDIASGEFHLNSPVRGTVDLIGEGVEALWTQRALQRVGFLVQTESKSSPICIEVIPTQKQVVWQVIRDREMFLYYEVQKLIQFLNQLFPM; encoded by the coding sequence ATGAGTGATGCCATTCTCACAACTCACAACCTGACTATTGGTTACAGAACATCGCGAAGAACTTTCCGAAACGTTGCATCTAATATTTCGGTGTCGCTTCAAACAGGAGAACTCGTTTGTTTGCTCGGTCCTAATGGAGCGGGTAAGTCAACCTTACTGCGAACACTTGCGGGAATGCAACCTCCTATTCAAGGGGAAGTGCGATTGCTTGGAGAAAATGTTTATAAATTACCACCGCAAGAATTAGCAAAACGTCTCAGCTTGGTACTGACAGATAAGATAGATGTAGGAATGCTATCATCTGAAACCTTTGTAGCTTTAGGACGCTATCCTTATACTGATTGGTGGGGAAAGCTAACACCGCAAGACGAAACCATTGTTAATTGGGCAATAGAATCTGTAGGTGCAACACATTTATCCCAACGTCATGTTAGCGAACTCAGTGACGGGGAACGGCAAAAAATTGCGATCGCACGAGCCTTAGCACAATCACCTGTTGTCATGCTACTCGATGAACCTACAGCATTTTTAGATTTGCCCAGACGTGTGGAAATTATGCAATTGCTGCGCCAAATTGCTTGGCAAAATCACCAAGCAATTCTTTTATCCACCCACGATCTCAATCTCGCTTTACGCTTAGCAGATAAAGTTTGGTTGCTTGCTAGTAATGGAACTTTGCACGTTGGCGCACCGGAAGATTTGGTTTTGAGCGGTGCGTTTGCCGAAACTTTCCGCACTGAAGGAGTGGAATTTGATATTGCTTCTGGAGAGTTTCATCTCAATTCACCAGTGCGTGGTACGGTCGATTTAATAGGTGAGGGAGTAGAAGCTTTATGGACACAACGCGCCTTGCAACGAGTGGGATTTCTCGTTCAGACTGAGAGCAAATCCTCTCCCATTTGCATAGAAGTGATACCCACTCAAAAACAAGTTGTTTGGCAGGTCATACGCGATCGCGAAATGTTCTTGTACTATGAGGTACAAAAACTTATTCAATTCTTGAATCAACTTTTTCCAATGTAA
- a CDS encoding iron ABC transporter permease, whose protein sequence is MIFLKTSKNLPIRLLLFSTLLLILILAFLLDIALGSVQIPLNQIIKILLEQQSEKNTWTNIILQFRLPKAFTATLAGAALGISGLQMQTLFRNPLAGPFVLGISSGASLGVALVVLTATATGTPTLLKDLGIIGDFGLAISASLGAASVLGIMLIVARRVRDTMTLLILGLLFGYATSAIVSILLNFSSQERIQTYLMWTFGSFAGVTWTQMIILAPVILLGLLMAFLLSKPLNALLLGESYARSMGLTVQKARFSIITSASVLAGAITAFCGPIAFLGVAIPHLCRSLFNTSDHRVLIPAVTIMGAILALIADLISQLPGSQTVLPLNAITALIGTPVVTWVILKRNSQKSFPT, encoded by the coding sequence ATGATATTTTTAAAAACCTCCAAAAATCTCCCCATACGACTGCTTCTTTTCTCCACATTACTCCTCATCCTCATTCTCGCCTTTCTACTCGACATAGCCCTTGGTTCAGTTCAAATCCCTCTCAATCAAATCATCAAAATCCTACTAGAACAGCAATCAGAAAAAAACACTTGGACTAACATCATTCTCCAATTTCGCTTACCTAAAGCATTCACTGCAACTCTTGCAGGTGCAGCATTAGGAATCAGTGGCTTGCAAATGCAAACCTTATTTAGAAACCCCTTAGCCGGACCCTTCGTTCTGGGAATTAGTTCTGGAGCAAGTCTGGGAGTCGCATTAGTTGTCCTCACAGCTACCGCTACAGGGACGCCAACGTTATTAAAAGATTTAGGCATAATTGGTGACTTTGGTTTAGCTATATCAGCCAGTCTTGGTGCAGCATCAGTTTTAGGGATAATGTTAATTGTTGCTCGCCGAGTCCGCGATACAATGACACTATTGATTTTAGGTTTATTATTTGGCTACGCTACCAGCGCTATTGTAAGTATCTTACTCAATTTTAGCTCCCAAGAACGAATTCAAACTTACCTCATGTGGACTTTTGGAAGTTTTGCGGGTGTGACTTGGACACAAATGATTATTTTAGCTCCTGTCATCCTTTTGGGTTTATTGATGGCGTTCTTGCTGTCAAAACCACTCAATGCACTGTTACTTGGTGAATCCTATGCGCGTAGTATGGGCTTAACAGTACAAAAAGCCAGATTTTCAATTATTACTAGTGCATCTGTCTTAGCTGGAGCAATAACTGCTTTTTGCGGTCCCATCGCCTTCTTAGGTGTCGCAATTCCCCATCTATGTCGCAGTCTATTTAACACTTCAGATCATCGCGTATTAATTCCAGCAGTCACAATAATGGGTGCTATTCTAGCATTAATTGCAGATTTGATTTCCCAACTTCCAGGAAGTCAAACAGTTTTACCATTAAATGCGATTACTGCTTTAATAGGAACGCCTGTAGTCACCTGGGTCATTCTCAAACGCAACTCGCAAAAATCTTTTCCCACATGA